ACCCGGTAATAGTGTGGTTGAGGGGGGCAGTGGCTAGGacaaggaagggaaaaagagtAGGGGGAACTAGTAGAGGAGACTGGACGGAGGAGGGTGGGATGAGGTTTGGAACAGAAGTCAAATGGGAGGGGATAGGAGAAGTGGATGTAGggaaagagatagagaaaagaataagggaGTTTAGACGAGCCTTAGATGTAGGAGGGAGGGGAAGGGAAGCGAAAAAGGGATGGTGGGATGAGGAATGTAGGCGAAAAAAAGCGGAAGTTGGGCAGAGTCTAAGGAAATGGAGAAAGGGGAAGGGGGAAGGGGACGCGTATAGAAAGGGAAGAAGGGAATATAATAGGCTAtgcgaggagagaaaaaagaaagaaaatgagggaTTCATAAAAGAAGCAGCGGAAGCAAAGACAGAAAGCAAGGTATGGGAGATAGTTaatagggaaagaaagaagtggaAGAGGGTGAATGAAGAAATAGGAGATCAGGAGTGGAGGGAGTATTTCATGGGATTATTAGGCGGGGTAGAAAGCAAGGTAAGAGAAGGCGGGGAGTCGGTGAATAGGAAGGGGGACGGGGAAGGGGAGCTGCAGAGGAAAGAGATTAATACGGTGATAGGAAAGCTGAGGGATGGAAAGGCACCAGGGGGGGATGGAATAGTTAGCGAGGTATGGAGGTATGGGGGGGAAGAAATGGAGCAGTGGATATGGAAAACATGTAACAGAGTTTGGGTGGGGGAGGGCTGGCCAGAGGATTGGAGGGAGGGATTGATAGCGCCGATAGTTaggaagggggaggggaaaaggGTAGAAGAGTATAGGGGGGTGACTTTGATGCCAACTCTATATAAGGTGTATGCGATGGCATTAGCGGATAGGTTAGAAAGAGAGGTAGAAGAAAAGGGCTTGATACCGCAAAACCAAACGGGTTTCAGAAAAGGCATGGGCACCATTGACAATATACATGtacttaattatttaatcaataggCAGGTGGGAAAGGATAAGGGAAAGATGGTGGCGTTTTTTGTGGACCTGAAAGCTGCTTTTGATTCAGTGAACAGGAAGGTGCTGTGGGAGACTATGGAAAGGAGAGGGGTGAGGGAAGGGCTAAGGGTAAGGATAGAGGAAATTTACAAGGAAACAAAGAGTCGAGTAAGGAGCGGGGGAAAGCTAGGAGCGGCGTTTTGGACAGCGAGGGGGGTAAGGCAGGGATGTCCGCTCAGTCCGCATGTGTTCAACCTGCTGCTGGCGGACTTAGAAGAGGAAAtggggagagggagaagggtTAAGGGGGTGGAGTTAGCCGGCGGCAGGGTATGCACGTTAGCTTATGCGGATGATATAGTGTTACTAGCGGAAAGTGAAGAGGAAATGGAGGTAATGATTGGGAAGTTAGAAAGGTATATGGATAGGAAAAGGCTGACGGTAAATGTAGGGAAATCAAAGATTACGAGATTTAGGAAAGGAGGCGGTAAAAGGAAAAACATAGATTGGAGATGGAAAGGGAAAAGGATAGAGGAGGTGAAAGAGTTCAGCTATTTAGGGTATAGAGTAAAGTGCAATGGGTGACAGGAAGCACaggtgaaagagagagtacGGAAGGCAGGGGTAGTAATGAGGCAGGTATGGGgaataggaaaaagaaggtttgggagggattgggaaaaaaggatttgtttatttgacaGGCTAGTATGGACGGTAATAGAGTACGCATCGGAGATATGGGGGTGGAGGGAGTGGAGGGCGGTCGAGGCGGTACAGGATAGATTTCTGAGATGGACATTAGGAGTGGATGGGAGAACACCGGGATATCTAGTAAGGGAGGAACTACAGAGGGAGAAACTAAGGATTAGGGCAGGGAGAAGggcatggaattttgaaaggaaGCTGGAGAGAGGGGAGGGTAGCGAGTTAGCTAGGAGATGCTGGGAAGAGATAAGGGACAAGGCAGAAGCTGGGAGGCAGGGATCGAGgtgggaaagagaaagggaaagtttCTTTGCGGAAAGGGGAGCAGAGAGTAGAGAGGTAGTCGCGAGAAGGGAGAGGGGCGAGATCGAGTTTAGGGAaatagaggagagagagagggaagaacaGAGAGAAGAGAGGTGGAAGAAAATAAGGGAATCGAGGTACAACAGATGGTACAGGCTAGTGAAAGGAGAAGTGATACCAGGATATCTGGGAAAGGGATGGGGAGAAAGCAGGTGGATAAGGGTGGCAAGATTTAGATTAGGAAGCGAGATGGAGGAGGCAAGGTactgggaagaagaggaaaagagaaggtgtTGGGTGTGcagggggggaggaggaaacaTGGGAGCACGTGTGGGAAAGGTGCTTAGGCTGGGATAGAAGGGAGGAAAGCTGGCAGGAGGTGGTGAGGGAGATGTTAGgtgaggaggggggggggggggggagaagtCTGGATGAGAGAATTGGAAAGGATCAGGGATGtacaagagaatgaaagagtgagagatgaATGGGAAATGGAAGTCGATTAGGATAAGGACGAATTAGGGAATAGAATAAGGTAAAATAGGATAAGGTTAAGTAAAGgtaaggataaaaaataagaaaaggatAAGAGAGAAAGTAAGGGAATGGCAAGGCAATGGCACAGGACACAGGCAATTAGAAATTAAGTAAGGATAAGGTAGGAAGTAAGAATTAGGGTAAGAATAGGTTgagaaaacatgtaaaaaatattgtaaaggaagaggaaaagggaaGTCCTTGTAACCCCAAGGggaacaataaatattacatacatacatacattaatCAATAAAGGAAACATATTGGAGATATCGAAAACAAGTGAcgatgtttcaaaaattcgaacTATTGATTTGTCAATAGTAGTTATATACGGGGAATTTGGCTCAAACTGACCAACCGACCGCAGCGGGAGCTGCAGGAAGCGCTTCGCTTGTAGTCAATTTGTTACCGACCTAAGCTAACCTGAccgaacctttttttttttttttttgttatcgcTGGAAAAATGCCTTATGCACACCCCGAGGCTCCGCGGAAGGACCCTTCGGGTAGTGTGGGACTCACACCCACTAAAAAACCAGCGGCCACCCTGGTGCGGGTAGGGGACTCCCCGGAACCGCTCGAGGCATATCTTCAGGGAGCCCCCTGGCACTAATACGCGGCTGCGTGTCCTACCTGTTGGGGCTTGCGCTTCCCCTTTCCCCCTCCCGCTAGCTGTTATGGCTCTCTTCCTCGTGGGAAACCTCCTCCTAACCGCGCTGTGGCTGGCGCTTCGTGAGGCGAAGCCACCCAGTGCCGAGGGCGATTCCCACTCTGCGTCCTCTAGGACCAGGACTACCCTCGCGGAGGTCGGGGCAAGATGGCGCGGCGTCGCGCTCCAGTCGCCGTCCCAGGGGGTTGGGGCCGATGATGAAGAGAAGGtattgagagagagagagagagagagagagagagagagagagagagctgtTTATTTCGTGCTCTGGGACTGAGGTCCCCTAAGAGCACcgtgcaaaaaaaaacgatacaGAAGCCTAAAACTTAAAAGTCAACAGTGAAATAGTAAATATAAGTATCAAAGAATCAGaaggaaaataagttttcaCATACATAAAAGTTTCACGAGAGAACGCACAAGACGCACTTACTCTAGATGGAAACTagaaataaagataaataaagataaatgaagataaaatgaaacaaacataaaaaaaaaaaatatagctgTACATTAATaatcaaattaaattaaattatgcTGACTATACAAGCTTACTACATTGGGGACTAAGCATCACCACCTGCAAGCAATAACGCACGAAAGGCCGTCTTGAAACCTTGCAAGGAGGCTCTTCTCCTGAGGTCTATTGGTAGAGAGTTCCAGAGTGTGCAGGCTGAAACCGCGAATGACTTGCGGAAACACTCCGTACGGAATGGTGGGACCATACAGTCTAGATCAAAGCGCACACGTCGAGTGCCATGCTAAGCGACGGGAACAGGACGCGCAATAATGTCGAGCAGATAACGCGGTGCTCCAAAAAACCGAGCTGCAGACACAAAGGACCCCAGGAGGTAGCGACGTCTTTCCGCCACCTTTAACCAACCCAAGGCCTGAGAATAAGGTGTTATATGCTGATCCCGGCGCATATCAAATATAAACCGCCCGGCGCGATTCAATGCCCTCTGCAAGAGAAGGTCCAACTTGAGCGTAATATCCGTAAATAGCAGACAACAATAATCAATATGAGGTAGCACTAGAGACCTCACCAGCATTTTACGAACATCACGGGGCAGTCTACTACGACAAGTACGCAGACGGTATACGATGCTGTTGATTCGACGCGAGGTCCGCAGAAAATGCTCACGCCATGACAAAGTGTTCCCGATGATGACACCCAAGCACGACACCGAGCTTGATAGCGGGACAATCACGTCCTTCACACAGATGGGCGGAAGCACTGACTCCTGAAGGACACTTACATAGGGCGCGGATCCAATAATGATCGCTTTAGTTTTTGCGGGGTTAAGCCGTAAGCCACGAGACTCAGCCCACTCACAGATGGCTCTAACATCCTGATTTATACGGACAATGCCCTCTTCTATTGCTGCAGGAGGACACGACAGATAGATCTGTAGGTCATCGGCGTAGAAACTATAATTACAATTAGAGAGAGCATCCCTGAAACCGTCCAAATATAGCGCAAATAATAAAGGGCCAAGAACCGAGCCCTGAGGAACCCCGGAACTAAGCGAGCCCCACGAGGAGCGATTTCTATCATGATCATACACGGCCATACGACGACCACCGAGGTAGGACGCGAACCAGCGCACTGCAGAAACCGAGAAATTAAGTTCGGCAAGAGTGACAAGCAGTAGGTCGTGACGTACACAGTCAAACGCTTTTGAGAAATCAAAAAAGAGCACAATAGATATATTCCGGTTGTCTATGGCCATTCGAGCATCGTCGACAATACGTAGTAGGGCTGATTGCGTACTATGATACTTCCTGTAAGCTGACTGAAATGGATCGCGGAGATTACGTGAGTCGAGATAAGTCTCGACTTGCTGTGCCACAATACGCTCAAAAACCTTGGACAACGTGCAGAGTAGCGAGATAGGTCGATAATCCGAAGTTGAGGTCGGTGTAGCCACCTTGGGCATAGGAAAAACAAGCGCGTGTTTCCAGGCCAAAGGAAACTCAGATGAGCAGAAGGAGAAGTTCAGCAGGTGCAATATATGTTCGCGGATGACAGGGAATGCCAGTCGAAGCATTGTTGCCGATATCCCGTCGATACCCAGTGCATCTGAAGCCGTAGCACGCAAGCCCGCCTCGAGACTCTCTCGCGAGGCCGGTTGAAATCGAAAGGCATCCACCGCATCCACTGAAGACAATTGGAAATCCTGTGCAGGCACACCAAGGCCGGCGGACAAGAATTGCGCATTCAGCGCTTCGAGGGGAAAAACCGGAGCAGTCTTAGCCTTTTCTGATGTAAGTAGTCCCAAGTCCCGGAGCCTGGACCAGATCTTCGCCGCATCGTCCATTTCAACTTGGAAGCAGTCAAGGAAGTAGCTGTCACGTGCAGCCCTGAGCATTGCCTTGACCTCATTACGCAATGCTATAAATCGGACATGCAAATGAGGCAGGCGCGTTTCCACGAAGGCTCAACGGAGCCGATCCCTGCGACGAATCCACTCTCGCAATTCAGCGGTGAGCCACGGGGCGGGACGTCGCTGCACATAGACCTGCTTTTTTGGCGCATGAATGTCAAAAACTCCCAAGATAGCTGCGTTTAGAAAGTCCACCTTCTCGTCGACGGATTGAAGTTGGTACAGGGGCTCCCAGTCCAGGGCCGAAAGGTCTCGGAGAAGAGCTTCCGCGTTCACCCTCCTGAGCCCACGGCAAGTAAATGAGATAGGCTCGCGCGCCGGCACGATAACATCGTACACCACGAAAATAAGGTCATGTGCAGATAGGAATGGCACAGGATATTGGCCAAAAGATCGAACATTAGATGCGTCGTTGACAATGCAAAGATCCAGGCGGGTACTTGACGTCGCAGTGTGATGCGTGGCCCCATGAGGGACAATATGCAGTCCATTTGCCGTGCAGAAATCGCGGAGGTGCACAGTAACGAACGAGGCCAAGTTTAAGTCCGCGTTGAAGTCTCCAAACACAATACCATGAGAGTAGTACGGAATAATCTCAGTAAACCGATCCTCGAACACAGAGAGATAGCCCAGATGAGGGGGGTGGTACACTACCGCCAGCAAAAGCGCCGGAGCATTGGGAAGCTTGATTTCCACAATAAGAAGTTCAGGCGACGCCGACAAGACAGAGACTTGAAGACTGTCAGCCACAAATATTCCCACCCCTCCTCCAAGTTTGCCCACCCTGTCTCGGCGCAGTAACTTATAACCCCGTAGCTCTACCATCTTGTCCAAAATTTCGGGCTTAAGCCAGGTCTCCGTCAGGCAGATTACATGGTAAGTTTTGGACATGAAGTGCAGGCGAAACTCGTTGATATGAGGCAGCAGCGACTGGCAATTTACATGGCAGAAGGAGAGATGCCGGGGCCTAGTAGAAGAGAGAGATCCATAGTTAATTAGGCACGCTTTGGCCTCAATCGGCGGAGAGGCCCTAGCCCTAACCGAGAGCCTACTACGTCCTACTCTGTCCTAATCTGGCACCACCTATGCCTCTCCGCGCCTCCCCCGGCCCGCCCCGAGGGACGGAGCGGAGCTCGGCCGGCACCCCACCTCGCCAACCCGTTCGGGTCCCCACGTGTCCGAACTAACCGTTCGGCCCGTGTAGCCTGCGCTACCGGGTCCCATTCCCTCCGCGCTGCGGGGCCTGCTGCCGCGCTCTCTCCTCCAGTTCTTTCGCGGCGATCACCCGTTCCGCGAAGCGGGCCACCGCCGCCCATCCCTCCCTTGAGCTCGTCATTGCCCGTATCAACCCGACCAGGGTCAGGTACCCCTCAACGGCCTCCCGCATGGCCGCCCTATCCACCGCCCACGCTGGGCACGTTTCCACCGTGTGGCTTGACGTGTCCGCGGCCCCCCCACAGTGCTGGCAGTGCGGCCGTTCCGCCCTCCCTATCCTGTGCAGGAAGTCGGCGAAACAACCGTGGCCCGTCAGTACCTGGGTTAATCGGAAGGTCAGCATTCCGTGACCTCTGCCGTGCCACCTTTCCCAGTTATCTGCGATCGCCGCTATTAACCTCCCGCTGCGTACTCGACGTACCTGTGGGAAAGATAATTGTTGATAATTTGCCGTATGTGCGCGGGTACCCCCTTCGTCACGAGCGCGTTCATGATGACAGGCCATGGGAGGCTATTGAACGCGTTGGCTATATCCAAAGATACAGACACCGCGCAGCCTCCCGTCCTTGTAGCGCCCTCGACGAACTCGCGCACCCTGATTAGCGCGTCGATTGTTGACCGCCCTTTCCGGAAGCCATATTGCTCGTCCGACAGCCGGGCCCGGGGGTTCTCCTCCATCCAGTTCCCCAGTCGAGAAACCAGAACCCTTTCGAAGGCCTTCCCCAGTTCGCCCAAAAGGCATATAGGCCTGACCTTTGGAAGAGATCCGCCGGACGTGCCTCCTTTGGGGATAAGCACTAGGCGGGCCCTCTTCCAGGATCGTGGGACGTGCCCCTCCCGTAGACACGCCGTAAACGTCCGTGCGAGCAGCGTAGTCATCCCCTCGGGGACTCCCGCCCACGCGGCTCCTCCAACGCCATCTGGTCCCGGGGCGGTGTTTCGCCCGCTCCCCTTCTTGATCGCGGACCGTACTTCCTCGACCGTGACTGCCCATCCCTCGTTCCAGCTCCGGTCTTCCTGGCTCACCGGCTCGCTGCCCTCTCCTCTTGGGAATAGTGCTGTGAGGAGCCTCCCCAGAGTTTCGCTGTCGAGGGTTTCCGTCAGACCCTCGAGGCGGTGCGTAGCCTGCCCAGCACCAGCTTGCAAGGTATGCCCCATGGGTCCGATTCCACGGAGCCCACGAGGTCTTCCCAGGCCTTGGCCTTCGCAGCTTTAATGCTGTCCCGCAGCCTCCGCTTATTGGCCCGGTATTCGGCCTCTATGTCGTGGTGGGGGCCGCTGGCTGCTCTCCTGTCCCTGGTGAGGCGCCTCCTTGCTGCCACGCAGCGCCTGCGTTGTTCGGCCAGGTCCTCGCTCCACCAGTACGTGGTGCTCCTGTAGCTCTTGGTTCAAGCTCTGGGAGCAGCCGCGTCGCAGGCCTGCCTCATGGTCCTCTCCACCCATGCAGCGAGACCGGCCGACGTGGTCTGGTCCTCTCCCGTTGGTCCCCATGCGAGGCAAGTGTCTAGGGATTCCCGGAAGCATTCTGCGTTGAATTTGCGCCAGTTCCACCGTGCGTGTCCACCCCCGTCCCCAGATTTTACGCGCCGGGGGCCCTGTATCTCGTACGTCATATAGAGGTGGTCCGAGAGCGTCTCTCTCTCCGTGAGGACCCGCCATTGCCGCACCGTCGGCGTCATGCTCGGCGTCGACCAC
This region of Neodiprion virginianus isolate iyNeoVirg1 chromosome 7, iyNeoVirg1.1, whole genome shotgun sequence genomic DNA includes:
- the LOC124309438 gene encoding uncharacterized protein LOC124309438, which codes for MSNAGGQKEGENREEEEKKKGRPGAVAALGRDRRHSLGSATVLDLWKRKREEEEEKGEEEVDGLQERERVFGKSRKVHRSPEGKTGEEGKAEGGGIQDMLRLIREELKIGLEEVKEQGRGIREEMEKIKGEMTRREEQWEVERGEMKEMIRDLEKIGELKERAEEIGGGVKVLVGGDFNARTGQEGGGCLGEGEEESRSRKSKDRKINSEGRQLVQFLEKTEWAIMNGNIEGDEEGELTYVGGAGVTVIDYAIGDIEVRDRVKRIEIGVRVDSDHHPVIVWLRGAVARTRKGKRVGGTSRGDWTEEGGMRFGTEVKWEGIGEVDVGKEIEKRIREFRRALDVGGRGREAKKGWWDEECRRKKAEVGQSLRKWRKGKGEGDAYRKGRREYNRLCEERKKKENEGFIKEAAEAKTESKVWEIVNRERKKWKRVNEEIGDQEWREYFMGLLGGVESKVREGGESVNRKGDGEGELQRKEINTVIGKLRDGKAPGGDGIVSEVWSEQEGAVGDYGKERGEGRAKGKDRGNLQGNKESSKERGKARSGVLDSEGGKAGMSAQSACVQPAAGGLRRGNGEREKG